A window of Polypterus senegalus isolate Bchr_013 chromosome 14, ASM1683550v1, whole genome shotgun sequence contains these coding sequences:
- the LOC120515152 gene encoding leucine-rich repeat-containing protein 52, giving the protein MPCPRCPPLPLPLVLLLLLCGHSPLALAITAGCPTPCTCDDQLVVQCSGRRLTEMPPDIPLATRQLLLSNNRIAELPPLRLNYLADLTYLDCSNNSLAQLSDAAFVNLKKLAYLDLSFNDLEQVDNRTFQPLESLVVLRLTDNPRLRQVPGDAFVANTALQVLDLSRNNLSALEIGALLQLPTLRSVALSGNPWECDCDVEDLCLWMQLQGAKFQDEVSTVCRGPELLSGSRLSEVGMQLRADCHQGLDHWDYLFFFCIGFIIFSGGTLSAWVMGVLMVLYDRYEKKHQGGEEEEEEEGGGDGGSKRGSQGGLESNGDLSKTAL; this is encoded by the exons ATGCCGTGCCCGCGGTGCCCGCCGCTCCCGCTGCCGCTCGTGCTCCTGCTCCTCCTCTGCGGGCACTCGCCGCTCGCCCTGGCCATCACGGCCGGCTGCCCCACGCCGTGCACCTGCGACGACCAGCTAGTGGTGCAGTGCTCCGGCCGGCGCCTGACCGAGATGCCCCCCGACATCCCGCTGGCCACCCGCCAGCTGCTGCTCTCCAACAACCGCATCGCGGAGCTGCCGCCGCTGCGGCTCAACTACCTGGCCGACCTGACCTACCTGGACTGCAGCAACAACTCGCTGGCGCAGCTCTCGGACGCCGCCTTCGTCAACCTCAAGAAGCTGGCCTACCTGGACCTGTCCTTCAACGATCTGGAGCAGGTGGACAACCGCACCTTCCAGCCGCTCGAGAGCCTCGTGGTGCTGCGGCTCACCGACAACCCGCGGCTGCGCCAGGTGCCCGGCGACGCGTTCGTGGCCAACACGGCGCTGCAGGTGCTCGACCTGAGCCGCAACAACCTGAGCGCCCTGGAGATCGGCGCCCTGCTGCAGCTGCCCACCCTGCGCTCGGTGGCGCTCAGCGGCAACCCCTGGGAGTGCGACTGCGACGTCGAGGACCTGTGCCTCTGGATGCAGCTGCAGGGGGCCAAGTTTCAAG ATGAAGTCAGCACGGTGTGCCGCGGGCCGGAGCTGCTGAGTGGGAGCCGCCTCTCCGAGGTGGGCATGCAGCTGCGGGCGGACTGCCACCAGGGCCTGGACCACTGGGACTACCTGTTCTTCTTCTGCATCGGCTTCATCATCTTCTCAGGGGGCACGCTGTCGGCCTGGGTGATGGGGGTGCTCATGGTCTTGTACGACCGCTACGAAAAGAAGCACCAGGGAGgcgaggaggaggaagaggaagaaggagGTGGAGATGGGGGGTCAAAGCGGGGGAGCCAAGGGGGGCTGGAAAGCAACGGAGACCTGAGCAAGACCGCCTTGTAG